The proteins below are encoded in one region of Chelmon rostratus isolate fCheRos1 chromosome 21, fCheRos1.pri, whole genome shotgun sequence:
- the llgl2 gene encoding LLGL scribble cell polarity complex component 2 — translation MKRFRRHGQESQRDRLKQELFQFNKTVEHGFPHQPSALSYSPSLQLLAIGTRSGAIKLYGAPGVEFMGLHDENAAVTQVHFLPHQVELVTLLDDNSLHMWTLRAHKGLSELLEIGRFTLTGPPGAPPSVTRVTAVLAHSLGELLLLGTEGGHVFIVEVPGFRELEERNISLDQVASSVPDDYIGRRNLEHVEALQENPVNPNQVVIGYGRGLMVIWDLEKHHALQHIPATQQLESVWWTEDGGYILSSHSDGSYCRWMVGGEDVSDEEEKSDIPYGHFPCKAISKIVQLPTAEGPPFLLFSGGMPRASYGDRHCITVIHSKTHVALDFTSRIIDFFVIRDGPQHTGDPSALVVLVEEELVVIDLQTAGWPVIQTPYLVPLHSSAITCSHHVSAIPLKLWERVIAAGDLQKTHYSKKPWPITGGQNLAPDPPQRDLLLTGHEDGTVRFWDASGVCLYPIYKLSTAGVFHTDADPNDNMNQGTEGEWPPFRKVGCFDPYSDDPRLGIQKIHLCKYSGYLTVAGTAGQILVLELNDEAAEQTVEAKVVDLLQGQEGFRWKGHTRLEVREEPVLFPAGFQPFSLVQCQPPAVVTALTLHSEWKLVAFGTSHGFGLYDYQQKNNVLIKCTLNPSDQLAMEGPLSRVKSIKKSLRQSFRRIRRSRVSLRKHHVNNAAKLQEANARLEAELAEMELAPVQRKIEARSSDDSFTGLVRTLYFADTFLSDSSHNTPSLWAGTNGGCVFAYMLRLPPVEHRADEPVTAQPAKEIQLMHRAPVVGIVVLDGHGAPLPEPLEVAHDLARSPDMQGSHHLLVISEEQFKVFTLPKVSAKMKLKLTATDGSRVRRVGVAWFGSSRSEDYGESGLAVLTNQGDLHVVSLPTVKMQVQYPCIRREDVSGIASCVFTKHGQGFYLISPSEFERFSLSTRYVVEPRCLVEVPLRSGSSSQHRSQPDGASSAHRNTRQDGEDAESAARRVMEHALLNDEKVLQEIQKSLEGDQTSFLENNVKSAVA, via the exons ATGAAGAGGTTCAGGCGACATGGCCAGGAGTCCCAGAGAGATCGACTCAAACAGGAACTCTTCCAGTTCAACAAG acAGTGGAGCATGGATTCCCCCACCAGCCCAGCGCCCTGAGCTACAGTccctccctgcagctgctggccaTCGGCACCCGCTCCGGTGCCATCAAACT GTATGGAGCTCCAGGTGTGGAGTTCATGGGTCTACATGATGAGAATGCTGCCGTCACACAGGTGCACTTCCTCCCCCACCAG GTTGAACTGGTTACTCTGCTGGATGACAACAGTCTGCACATGTGGACTTTAAGAGCCCACAAGGGACTCTCTGAACTTCTGGAGATAGGACGTTTCACTCTCACCGGACCACCTgg TGCCCCTCCGAGTGTGACCAGAGTGACAGCAGTGCTGGCTCACTCCTTaggggagctgctgctgctggggacAGAAGGAGGACACGTCTTCATTGTTGAAGTCCCGGGCTTCAGAGAGCTGGAAGAGAGAAACATCAGTCTCGATCAAGTCGCCAGCAG TGTACCGGACGACTACATCGGCCGCAGGAATCTGGAACACGTAGAGGCCTTACAGGAGAACCCAGTAAACCCAAACCAGGTCGTTATTGGCTACGGACGAGGTCTCATGGTTATCTGGGATCTGGAGAAACATCATGCCCTCCAGCACATCCCTGCCACACAG CAACTGGAGAGTGTGTGGTGGACAGAGGACGGAGGCTACATTCTCAGTTCACACAGTGACGGAAGTTACTGTCGATGGATGGTGGGTGGAGAGGACGTGAGTGACGAGGAGGAGAAATCAGACATTCCTTACG GACATTTCCCCTGCAAGGCCATTTCTAAAATAGTTCAGCTACCTACAGCAGAAGG gcctcCATTCCTGCTATTCAGTGGTGGCATGCCTAGGGCCAGCTACGGGGACAGACACTGTATCACAGTGATCCACAGTAAAACTCACGTGGCTCTGGACTTCACCTCCAGGATCATTGACTTCTTCGTCATCAGAGATGGACCTCAGCACACAG GAGATCCCAGTGCGCTGGTGGTCCTGGTCGAGGAGGAGCTGGTAGTGATTGACCTGCAGACAGCGGGCTGGCCAGTCATTCAGACACCGTACCTGGTTCCCCTCCACAGCTCAGCCATCACCTGCTCCCACCACGTCTCCGCTATCCCCCTCAAACTGTGGGAGAGGGTCATCGCTGCTGGAGACCTGCAGAAGACGCACTACTCCAAAAAG CCATGGCCAATAACAGGAGGCCAGAACCTGGCCCCAGACCCTCCACAGAGAGACCTGCTGCTCACAGG gcATGAAGATGGGACAGTGCGTTTCTGGGATGCATCAGGAGTCTGTCTGTATCCCATATATAAGTTAAGCACAGCTGGAGTGTTCCACACAGACGCTGACCCCAATGACAACATGAACCAAGGCACTGAAGGAGAGTGGCCGCCATTCagaaag GTTGGCTGTTTTGATCCCTACAGTGACGACCCGAGGCTCGGCATTCAGAAGATCCACCTCTGTAAATACAGTGGTTATCTGACTGTGGCTGGCACTGCTGGACAG atcCTGGTGCTAGAGCTGAATGATGAGGCCGCAGAGCAGACGGTGGAGGCTAAAGTTGTGGATTTGCTGCAGGGCCAAGAGGGCTTCCGCTGGAAG GGCCACACACGGCTGGAGGTGCGAGAGGAACCGGTGCTTTTTCCTGCTGGCTTCCAGCCTTTTTCTCTGGTCCAGTGCCAACCTCCCGCTGTGGTCACCGCCCTCACCCTGCACTCAGAGTGGAAGCTGGTAGCTTTTGGCACCAGCCACGGCTTTGGCCTATACGATtaccaacagaaaaacaacgtCCTCATCAA GTGCACCCTAAACCCCAGTGACCAGCTGGCAATGGAGGGTCCTCTGTCCAGGGTGAAGAGCATAAAGAAATCCCTCCGACAGTCCTTCAGGAGAATCAGACGCAGCAGAGTTTCGCTAAGGAAACATCACGTCAACAACGCTGCCAAG CTCCAGGAGGCGAATGCTCGTCTGGAGGCTGAACTGGCAGAGATGGAGCTGGCTCCTGTCCAGAGGAAGATCGAGGCTCGCTCCTCAGACGACTCCTTCACCGGTCTTGTAAGGACGCTCTACTTCGCTGACACCTTCCTCTCAGACA GTTCACATAACACACCCTCCCTATGGGCAGGGACCAATGGCGGCTGCGTGTTTGCATACATGCTCCGCCTTCCTCCTGTAGAGCACAGAGCAGACGAACCAGTGACAGCACAGCCAG CGAAGGAGATCCAGCTGATGCACCGGGCTCCCGTTGTTGGCATCGTGGTGCTGGACGGTCACGGGGCTCCTCTCCCTGAGCCCTTGGAGGTGGCCCACGACCTGGCTCGCTCACCTGACATGCAGGGCTCACACCACCTCCTGGTCATATCTGAGGAACAGTTTAAG GTTTTCACCCTGCCAAAGGTGAGCGCGaagatgaagctgaagctgacgGCCACGGATGGCTCCAGAGTGCGGAGGGTAGGCGTCGCCTGGTTTGGCAGCAGCCGGTCGGAGGACTACGGTGAGAGCGGCCTGGCGGTTCTGACCAATCAAGGCGACCTCCACGTGGTGTCGCTGCCGACAGTCAAGATGCAAGTTCAGTACCCCTGCATCCGCCGAGAGGATGTCAGCGGCATCGCTTCCTGTGTCTTCACCAAGCACGGCCAGG GCTTCTACCTGATCTCCCCATCTGAATTTGAACGCTTCTCCCTGTCCACCCGCTACGTGGTGGAGCCTCGCTGTCTGGTGGAGGTCCCTCTTCGTTCAGGCTCCTCCAGCCAGCACAGGTCACAGCCTGACGGCGCTTCATCTGCTCACAG AAACACCAGACAAGACGGAGAGGATGCAG AAAGTGCAGCTAGACGTGTTATGGAGCATGCTTTGCTGAATGACGAGA AAGTGCTTCAAGAGATCCAGAAGTCACTAGAAGGAGACCAGAC GTCATTCTTGGAGAATAATGTGAAGAGCGCTGTAGCTTGA